One window from the genome of Pseudonocardia hierapolitana encodes:
- the leuA gene encoding 2-isopropylmalate synthase, whose amino-acid sequence MTTSPDAYTSSSASRLRTPDRPVPDDQPPWNPQRGSHMAVHRYRPFHELVEPVSLPDRTWPDKRITKAPLWCAVDLRDGNQALIDPMSPARKRRMFDLLVRMGYKEIEVGFPAASQTDFDFVREIIEQDLIPDDVTIQVLTQARPELIERTYEACEGAPRAIVHLYNSTSILQRRVVFRSDRAGITKIATDGAEEVLRFAEKYPSTDWRFEYSPESYTGTELEYAVDVCNAVSAIWQPTPESPMIVNLPATVEMATPNVYADSIEWMHRHLDRRDAVVLSLHPHNDRGTGVAAAELGFQAGADRIEGCLFGNGERTGNVDLVTLGMNLFTQGIDPQIDFSDIDEIRRTVEYCNQLPVAERHPWGGDLVYTAFSGSHQDAINKGFQAMQSDAAEAGVEVDDFRWEVPYLPVDPKDIGRTYEAVIRVNSQSGKGGVAYIMKAEHQLDMPRRLQMEFSRVIQEVTDTEGGEVSPKEMRDVFESEYLDRVTPLKLIRHRITSDGEGNDEIVATVRVENDLHEIAGSGNGPIAAFVDALAGIGFDVRVLDYHEHAMSAGDDARAAAYVECAVEDTVLWGVGINGSIVSASLKAVVSAVNRAMR is encoded by the coding sequence ATGACCACGTCCCCCGACGCCTACACCTCGTCGTCCGCCAGCCGTCTGCGCACGCCCGACCGCCCGGTTCCGGATGATCAGCCGCCCTGGAATCCGCAGCGTGGCTCGCACATGGCGGTGCACCGCTACCGGCCCTTCCACGAGCTGGTGGAGCCGGTATCGCTGCCCGACCGCACCTGGCCGGACAAGCGGATCACCAAGGCCCCGCTGTGGTGCGCCGTCGACCTGCGCGACGGCAACCAGGCGCTGATCGACCCGATGAGCCCGGCCCGCAAGCGCCGCATGTTCGACCTGCTGGTGCGGATGGGCTACAAGGAGATCGAGGTCGGATTCCCCGCCGCGAGCCAGACCGACTTCGACTTCGTCCGCGAGATCATCGAGCAGGACCTGATCCCGGACGACGTCACGATCCAGGTGCTGACCCAGGCCCGTCCGGAGCTGATCGAGCGCACGTACGAGGCGTGCGAGGGCGCGCCGCGCGCGATCGTCCACCTCTACAACTCGACCTCGATCCTGCAGCGCCGCGTCGTCTTCCGCTCCGACCGCGCCGGCATCACCAAGATCGCCACGGACGGCGCGGAGGAGGTGCTGCGGTTCGCCGAGAAGTACCCCTCCACCGACTGGCGCTTCGAGTACTCCCCCGAGTCCTACACCGGCACCGAGCTCGAGTACGCCGTGGACGTCTGCAACGCCGTGAGCGCGATCTGGCAGCCCACGCCCGAGTCGCCGATGATCGTCAACCTGCCGGCGACCGTGGAGATGGCCACCCCGAACGTCTACGCCGACTCCATCGAGTGGATGCACCGGCACCTGGACCGCCGCGACGCCGTGGTGCTGTCTCTGCACCCGCACAACGACCGGGGCACCGGCGTCGCCGCCGCGGAGCTGGGCTTCCAGGCCGGCGCCGACCGCATCGAGGGGTGCCTGTTCGGCAACGGCGAGCGCACCGGCAACGTCGACCTGGTGACGCTGGGGATGAACCTGTTCACCCAGGGCATCGACCCGCAGATCGACTTCTCCGACATCGACGAGATCCGCCGCACGGTCGAGTACTGCAACCAGCTGCCCGTCGCCGAGCGCCACCCCTGGGGCGGCGACCTGGTCTACACCGCGTTCTCCGGCAGCCACCAGGACGCGATCAACAAGGGCTTCCAGGCGATGCAGTCGGACGCGGCCGAGGCCGGCGTCGAGGTCGACGACTTCCGCTGGGAGGTGCCCTACCTGCCGGTCGACCCGAAGGACATCGGGCGCACCTACGAGGCCGTGATCCGGGTGAACTCGCAGTCCGGCAAGGGCGGCGTCGCCTACATCATGAAGGCCGAGCACCAGCTGGACATGCCGCGGCGGCTGCAGATGGAGTTCTCGCGGGTGATCCAGGAGGTCACCGACACCGAGGGCGGCGAGGTCTCCCCCAAGGAGATGCGCGACGTCTTCGAGTCGGAGTACCTCGACCGGGTCACCCCGCTGAAGCTGATCCGCCACCGGATCACGAGCGACGGCGAGGGCAACGACGAGATCGTCGCGACCGTCCGCGTCGAGAACGACCTCCACGAGATCGCCGGCAGCGGCAACGGGCCGATCGCCGCATTCGTCGACGCACTGGCCGGCATCGGCTTCGACGTCCGGGTGCTCGACTACCACGAGCACGCCATGTCCGCGGGCGACGACGCCCGGGCCGCCGCCTACGTCGAATGCGCGGTGGAGGACACCGTGCTCTGGGGTGTGGGCATCAACGGCTCGATCGTGAGCGCCTCGCTCAAGGCCGTCGTCTCGGCGGTCAACCGCGCGATGCGCTGA
- a CDS encoding ABC transporter ATP-binding protein, giving the protein MAEPSNDLLLDVRDLAVHFPIKRGLVLDRTVGYVYAVDGVSLQVRRGETYGLVGESGCGKSTLGRAILRLVDPTAGTVEFDGVDVAQLAGERLRTMRRRFQMVFQDPMSSLDPRQSVESMLLEGIKAHGLSRGPEADSDRLRELVGAVGLPASALRRYPHEFSGGQRQRLGIARALSVEPDLIVADEPVSALDVSVQAQVLNLLGRLQADLGLTYLVIAHDLAVVRHVSDRIGVMYLGGIVEEAPSQALYDDPQHPYTKALLSAIPVPDPELEDQRERILLTGDLPSPAAPPQGCRFHTRCPWRQPTRCDSERPELRVIPGGPDGHRVACHWAEEIRSGALQPHRVEPAAVADDVLGPGAVPEHPGSVTEILGR; this is encoded by the coding sequence ATGGCGGAACCATCGAACGACCTCCTGCTGGACGTGCGCGACCTCGCCGTGCACTTCCCGATCAAGCGTGGTCTGGTGCTCGACCGCACCGTCGGCTACGTGTACGCCGTGGACGGGGTCTCGCTGCAGGTCCGCCGCGGCGAGACGTACGGGCTCGTCGGCGAGTCCGGCTGCGGCAAGTCGACCCTCGGGAGGGCGATCCTGCGCCTCGTCGACCCGACGGCCGGCACGGTGGAGTTCGACGGGGTCGACGTCGCGCAGCTCGCAGGTGAGCGGCTGCGCACCATGCGCCGACGCTTCCAGATGGTGTTCCAGGACCCGATGTCCAGCCTGGACCCCCGCCAGTCGGTGGAGTCGATGCTGCTCGAAGGGATCAAGGCCCACGGGCTGTCCCGCGGTCCGGAGGCCGACTCCGACCGGCTGCGGGAGCTCGTCGGCGCCGTCGGGCTGCCGGCGAGCGCCCTGCGCCGCTACCCGCACGAGTTCTCCGGCGGGCAGCGCCAGCGACTCGGGATCGCCCGCGCCCTGTCGGTGGAACCCGACCTGATCGTGGCCGACGAGCCGGTCTCTGCGCTCGACGTGTCCGTGCAGGCCCAGGTGCTGAACCTGCTCGGCAGGCTGCAGGCCGACCTCGGGCTGACCTACCTCGTGATCGCCCACGACCTCGCGGTGGTCCGGCACGTCAGCGACCGGATCGGCGTCATGTACCTGGGTGGGATCGTCGAGGAGGCCCCGTCGCAGGCGCTCTACGACGACCCGCAGCACCCCTACACGAAGGCGCTGCTGTCGGCGATCCCGGTGCCCGACCCCGAGCTGGAGGACCAGCGCGAGCGCATCCTGCTCACCGGCGACCTGCCGTCCCCTGCCGCCCCGCCACAGGGCTGCCGGTTCCACACCCGCTGCCCGTGGCGCCAGCCCACCCGCTGCGACTCCGAACGGCCCGAGCTCCGGGTGATCCCCGGCGGACCGGACGGGCACCGCGTGGCCTGCCACTGGGCCGAGGAGATCCGCAGCGGGGCGCTGCAACCCCACCGCGTGGAACCGGCCGCGGTGGCCGATGACGTGCTCGGGCCCGGCGCTGTGCCCGAGCACCCCGGCTCCGTCACGGAGATCCTGGGACGCTAG